TTGGataaaaagtaaatttaattGAATGATATCTAGATGATATAATTGCTTTcgttatataatttttgaatttttttttgtagtgtccAATGTTAGTTTCTGTTAAGTTTTCGTTATATGTTAGAGATTAAGACTtgtatttagtatttttttttaacgctgatttattatgatattacaattatgaaaaaaattacatatacgATCCGataaccgacaatactacctgtcTTATAAggatctacgcctaactgcatcacctgagccgtgcTACGAAGATCACGCCTGACCGagtttacttgcaccatgttgaagatcctcTCTAAGCCTTTTTTCCGTAGTctccataattgtttaataaatcgcttTCTTCGAAAATTGAAACCTGAACCTACTGGTATaaaagcattaatgaacccttaGTCAAACCATTAGTTTTAAGGAAGCTTGCACAAATAGTATTTTTCTTTAGGATATAGAGTTTGTATAGTTAGAATTAATGGGTGGGTCATAGACAGTAATAATTACAATACCTTGTTTTGATGGGCTTTGAGATTATGATAAAATTTGGTTGCAATGCATTAGtcgtttattaattaattagatgacttttgattttgaatggTGGTAATAAATGTtcactttttattaaaagaatATAGAAAAGGTAGTGGTAGTATATTGTAAATAACTTGAAAAGTAAGGGCAGAATCTTAGTAGAGATTGGTTTAATAAGATGAGTTTGGTTTTGTCGTTTCTTTTTGTAGTTGGAGATTACGTATTCGATTACGTATGTCTCTATTTATAGTAATATCCGAGTCGTTTTTTTTCACCAAATGAATCACATGGCATGTGATGAGTTTTATTTACCGAACCTAAGAACACCTCCATCCATTAGAGCCTCTAATGGGTTATTAAGATTAAATTAGTGGTTACTTTTGCGATTTGATAACTTTAGAACGTTTGGtaatctatttaattttttttaatttttttaatttttttttaagttgaatgatttaaaagaaaagcatacacaaaaatttaaataaaaatgacataaaaacatattaaaaatacaaatacaaatcgtAAACGAAAAAAAGCCGATTAgttgaaattttgatttatttcaaatttttgccatatattctcaaccaaatcagctttcgATCGTTGATGTATTGTTCTATCACGAACTCGATTCCTAATGCTCATCATATTGCCGAGATTTGAAGGCATATCTTGTGTTTGGGTGAATGGGGTTtgatttgaagaagaagagagtatcTTCTTTGATCAAACTTGTGGTTACGGTTATTTGACTAGAAGCAGCTTaatatctcttttgttttttttttccttttaaatatCTTCTGTGtgtataaaaacttaaaaagtgtaCATAGATCAAGAGAATCATATAAAATCACATGTGTAATGAATATTCAAAAACGAAAGCAAGAAAAAGAGTAAAAACAACTGATCTAGGGTCAAAAACAGAACAAGAGATTAGACTAACAAAATCACAACTCTTCAATTGAATCCACTTGAAATCTTTGTTACATTACAATGCTTGAAACCTcacaaataatacataaaaaaggTAACAGCTGCTAGATGCGATGCAATGCAATGGTAAGGTTCCTATCTAAATAAGGTCAAGAACTATATAAGCTAATATACATCACAGGGATGATCCTAAATACAGAGATAGATAACTTGCAGATTTCTAAATCCCCTAAATATAACACAATCAGCCAATAACAAAATCAAATCTTATATGGCTCCAGAAGGTGGAGACTTTAACTTGGGTAGCCTAAAGGTGGAAGTGAACAGCTTTGGGATTACTGAAACTGTGGCTGGTGTGGTCTTGTTCTCTCTTTTCCTCTTTGAGCTTTTAATTTCCTGAAATCAAAGattcaaaaaaaagataagCTGCTTGAGTAAACCAAGACACGCATACTAAAGTAAAGATTCAAAACATCCAAACAGTATCCAAAACCTAGAGTATACCAATGAGTATGTTCACAGCTTGCACAAGATTGAAATTTGGTatgaagagaaaacaaaagaggTTTGTGTATATCAATTGAAGACCTAACCGTGGCAGCAACACATTCACGATCAGCCATCTCAATGCAATGTGAAGCCAGTAGCTCGGTGGCTGAGGCTAGAGCCAGCGTCATCATATTTACTGCAGCTTTCACTGGATGTCACAGACGATAACCCAGCTGCCAGGGCTGTGATGGACACAACTGAATGAACACGGGCTCTCTCCACTCGCTCTTTGTCTTTCCTCTTTGGGTTCCTCATGGTGTTTGGGTTGGTCTGTTGCTTTTGGTGAAACCACTTTGATAACCTCCCATTCTCTGGATCCAAACACCCTACAAAACCTAACAAAGTCACAAGCTTTACTCAATTCGAAACCCAGAGAAGAATGAATgaaaagttttgaactttggGATCAAACCTCTGCGTTTCTTCTTGGAGGATGAAAGATAATAAGCATCACCGGCACTGGCGGCTACTAAAGCGACGAAGACATTACCGGAGACGACCTACGGAGTCACAGCTTGCGCCTCCTCCGATGATGACGATTCAGGCCTTTGTTTCTCCAAGCGCAGCATCTTATCCAACAAACGGTTGATCTCGTGTTTGATCTTGGGTGATGATTTGGAGAGATTTCTCAAAACATCTGAACATCGACAAAGAAATTtctcagacaaaaaaaaaaaagacattgaCGGAGAGGAAGGAAGAGAAGGTCAGATTTTCTCCTTTTTTGTTTTAGCCAATAACAAAGAGGCCATATGAGGTTTTTACTGATTCTAAAAGTGTTACATCAAGGAGTtagttattggtttatatattttgattgatttagaaattcatacagtatttataaatccagtatttataaatccaagtaaaatatacaaattttcaaattctctcagattagtatttataaatctcgAAGTTtttcctcggatttgagtctttgtatttttaacaaagaaatccatgcaaatccattcaaatacaTTATGAAATCAAATCTATTAGTAAATTcgtatgattgaataacacttgatttgaattagaatttatgaatcattaaacgaataacacatgattttaatatatattttaaaatcacagaaccaataacactagatatagtttggattttcaaatccatcaaAATACACTAACCAATAACCCCCACTAAAAACCGGTTTTGCTCATTTatctcattttttatttattttttttggttttttttagaACCTCTAATTAGAGCCACCGTTGGAGGTTGTCTAATCATTGGAAATATGCCAGTCTTGACGTACATTCATTTTAATTACGGGAGCAGTTTCATTTCTTGCAACAAATTTGTTTCTTTTGGAAAAAATTTTAATCTGGCAGTTACACCAAGTTACTGTAACATGGTGAAAAACATCCCaactataaaaatatgttaataattaCACCAGTTTTATGTTAATCCATACCATATATACGaagtaaataattatatggtaaaaacatcaaaatcaagtctctctctctcaatttttttttcttatgaacCCTAAAATGTTATTTCATACACAGATCGGGTTTAATGAGTCTGGTCAGGTCTTGCTTTAGTTAATCAggtttaagtttaataaatggTTGTGTATCTTCCTAAAACAATGAGATTTGTTCAATAAAGTGGATTTCAGAGTATTTTATGAAATGACAAGTTCGATAACACCGAATTTTaacagtggatttgtcattttaatgcaAATCATTTCAAATTCCTAGTTAATACGCCCCTTAGTACATTTACATATATCAACTTCGACCGCTGATTTATTTTTAGCATAGAACTTCATATCTACCCAGAAGAAACAATAGGATCAAACAGTATTTACCCAGCTGCTGCCTGGAACCCTactcaacttcttcttctttatcatcttcttcatcctaacaaCACTTCCCCAACTACCAGCATTGGCATACAAACTGGACAGAAGCAATCTATTCCCTGAGTTCTCTGGTTCAAGTTCTGCTAAGCGCTCTGCTGCAATCCTTGCAAGCTCTATGTTCCCATGATTCCTACACGCACCCAACAAAGCACCCCATACAAACAAGTCCGGCTCCATTAGCATAGCCCTGATCATCTCATAGGCCTCAACAACCTTCCCTGCTCGCCCCAAAAGATCCACCATACAAGCGTAATGCTCCAACCTAGGCTCGATTCTGTATTTGTTCTGCATCAAAAGGAACAACTTCTGTCCAAGATCAGTTAACCCGCCGTGGCTGCAGGCTGTGAGGATGGCCGTGAACGTTAAGTGGTCGAGTCTCTCTCCCGTGGCTTCCATCTGTTCAAACAGTTCAACTGCTTTTTCCGAGAGCCCGTGATTTGCGTAGCAGAAGATCATCGAGTTGAAAGTAACCGTTGTCTTCTTAGTAGTTTTGTGAAACAAGATCATTGCTTCTGAAATGAAACCGCATTTCCCGTACATATCGAGCAAAGCACTTCTAACGAAACCGTGGTCTTCAAGTCCGCTGACTACCGAGTATCCATGAATCTCCTTCCCGTGCTTCACATTCGCGAGCGTGGTACAAGCAGGCAAAAGGGTAGTGATGGTAGCCGAGTTTGGATACAACCCGTGAGCTAACATCTGTTTAAAAGCATCTAAAGCCTTAGCGTTCTGAAAGTTATGTACAAGGCCTGATATAATAGAGGTCCATGACACAACGTCAGGCTTGTGACCATCCAAACACATCATCTCAAGCATCTCAGATACTTTTTCTTCATCTCCGATATGCGAGAATCCTGCAATCAGAGCATTCCAAGTGATAACATCAGGTTGTATCCCCGCAAGTTTCATATCTCCCACCAAGTTCAAAGCTTCATCTGCTTGGCTATTGTTAGCATAACCAGAGATCATAGCATTGAACACAACCAGATCTTGTCCAGACGATTCACTAAACACCTTCCTCGCATTCTCTACCTCCCCAAACTTCGAATACATATCAATAAGAGAGCTAACTATAAAACCATCAGACTCAAACGAACACTTGAGCACCACACAATGCATCATCTTTCCGAACTCTTGGTCAAGCAGATTGCGACTTGCTTTAAGAACACTAGGAACGATGTAAGCATCAAGCTTTAAACCTTCTCCATTCATTTCTCTGAAGATATTTAAAGACTCCTGGTAATACCCGTTTCGAGCACAAGCCCCAATCATGACAACCCATCCACTAATGTCTCTCttgggcatttcatcgaacaccttcttAGCATCTGTAACTTCCCCACATTCCACGTAAAACGCCACAAGCTTAGCTGCAATTCTCGTTAAGCGAGCAATCCCGGATGTTACCAGATGAGCATGAAGCTTTCTTGCCTGGGACAAGAGTCGATCTCGACCGTTGAATTCGATGAGCTCAGCATAAGAAACGATTGAAGATAACCGTAAAGAACAAGGAATGATGGAGAATCTGTTCATGAATGAGGAtgaaagattcaaactttatcAGAAACAGCATTACGATGTTACATTCCAGTGACGGaagtaaaaaaagaaatcaGAGAGTTTATCGGACAGAGAAGAACAGAGTTATACGGTACGAACCGGTTTAAATTTCACGGTTGATATATATAACCGGAAATGTAAGGATCGGTTAAACGAAAACCGGCATCGATTGTCCAAAACGGAGGAAACTCGATCCAGTGAACCAGAGAGAAGTATGTATGCAACATCTTCTTCGACTCTGTCTCCAACACCACAAAGTCTCTTCCTTTCTCCTCATCTTCCTCCAAGATCCTTCCTTTATCGGTTGAATTTTCTGGGTTTTCCTGTAAGAAGTTGCGGTTTTAGTGGCGGTTCGTTTTATGACCGTCGGAGTTATGGTCAAAGACGGAGGAAACGAATCATAGTACCGAAAGCTCGAGTCTCTCCTTACGAGATTCTtggtgtgtctccgtcagctaCACCTCAAGATATAAAGAGGGCGTACCGTAGACTTGCTCTCAAGTATCACCCAGATGTTAATAAAGAggtacttattattattattatggtttATGTTCCATTGTTAAATTTATGGAATTGGAACTCTGTGTGGATGCTTGCATATGCATTCAAAGTTATGGACCTGTGATTTTGTATGGTTTTTTCCATGTGTATACATGTTGGTGTTAGTTGTTGTTGTACTCCAATTTACATTAATACTGGTCTCTGTGTTTATGGAAGAAAGACCTCGTGGTTATTTGGTGTACAGGCAAATGCGCAGGAGAAGTTTCTGAGGATAAAACATGCCTACACCACTTTGATAAACTCTGAGTCACGGCGTAACTACGGCTCAGATCGTCCCGCGTCTGGTTATTCGGGTCAAACAAACCAAAAAGGCAACAGTCAAGTCGAGGAAGATTTCTATGGACTTGGTAATAAAACCCTAACTAAATCCTGTGATAACACCATGTACTTGTAATGAAGTCTGGTTACTTCAAGGATCCCGCTTTGTTTAAGTCTGGGAAACTTTTTCAAATGAAGCTTTACTGCTAAACTATGGTTTGCCTTCATTTGGCAATTTATTTAGCCATGAGCATTGTTTTGTTTGGCCATAGGTGTAGAAGTTTTCATGAAAGTTTTTATCAGTAAGTAATGCTAAATAGGGTTTGTGTAAATGTGCATAACTTTTGGAAATTTAATGTAAATTCGAGCCACCGTTTGATTGCGTTATCAGCTGCGGTTAGAAGTGTTATGTGTTGTCATCTTTTGGGGTGGGAGTTTGGTTGATTGAGGTCATTGTGATCTTATGCACATCACACTTGATCATGCAGGTGAAATCGTGAGGGATGTTCAAATAACAATAGGTAGACTCAACCTGTgacatcttttttttctttcttgcacGTCTAGAAAGTTTTATGCACAGCACAGGAGATTGTATGATTGTTAGttaattattcattttagaGGCTCACTCTGTGTGGCATTTGATAGGGGATTTCTTTAAAGATCTTGAAGAAGAGTTCAAGAACTGGGAAGCTAGTGCGTCCTCCTCCTCACAAGGAACACCTAAAAGTCTTTGGGAGGAACTAGCGGTAAGCCCAATACTATCAAACTACTGATTACTCGTAGTCTCTCAAAGCTTTGATCTTCCCTCTGTTGAACGGTACTGGCTCCTATTGGCTATTGGTGATTCTCATGTTTCCTTTTCATTCTCTCAGGAAATTGGAGAGGAATTTGTGGAGTTTCTTGAGAAAGAACTTAACATAAACGATGAAGACAACGATGGATCAAGCAAAGGAGAGAGATTTGATTTTAACGAAAGCTCCTCAAAGGACACGAAGAACAGTATAGAAGTGAATATTGATGAGATAGAAGCAACCCTAGCTCAACTCAAAAAAGATCTTGGCTTGCAGTAACAATCTCAAAAGTTGCATGAAAGAAGTGATACATGTATTTCTTATAGAATATTCTTTCATGAAAGCAATATGTTTGTATAGATGTGAGATCATGAgttacataaatataatttgaaagCAATATGTTTGTATAGATGTGAGATCATGAgttacataaatataatttgaaataagAAGAAAATCAAGATATGATTCATAACGAAAAAACACTCTGAAAAGTACTTTATAGTCCTATATAAATACGAATCCCTTCTCCACGTATCTCATTATTAGTTTCACTCGCAAGATTAATCTCATTCTGTAGAAGCAGCGCATATGGCAAACGCTGATCCCTTCTCAATGTCTACGCTACTCAGTTCTTTACAACATCTACCTTTCACCTTCGCAACAGAACCCATGATGACTCCGGCAGTTCCTCCTCCTCCACGTGGCATCATCTTCACCATTCCTCAACCAAGATACGACCCTAAGGAATTCTTAACTCCTCAGTACCTGGAGTACTCTCGTTTGCAGTCGCTGTTCAACCTCATGACTAGCAGCAAAGAAGAAGTTAACATTGCTCCGTTCAAAGAGATGATCTCAAGGTTGTCCAGAAGAGAGCTCCAAGAGATGGCGTATTTGCTGACCTCAGATCCCGACTACTTCTTGGCGATCGCAAGAAACAAGAACGGCTCTCACCGCCTACAGAAACTCATCGGAAAATCAGGCGACGCGGACAAGTTGTTCTTCCTCGCGATCTTGCGCCGCTTCCTCCACGTCATGACAGATAAGTACGCGTCCTACGTGGCGGTACGAGGAATGCAAGTTTTTGACGACAAGAAGAAAGAGTTGATGTACGAGCACATTCTCCCCCACGCGCTTCGAGTGGCATGTGACAAACACGGCTACATCGCCCTCAACGAGGTAATAACCGACTTGGACCATCCTTTCTACAGAGACCAGCTCTTGGACATTGTCGCGCTCAACGCTCTCTTGCTAAGCTACGATGCTTATGGGAACTATGTGGTTCAACACGTGCTTACATTGAATGACTTGCGTTGCACGTATAACATTGCGGTTAGTCTCGTTGGCTATTGCGTTGAGCTCTCGTTAGACAAGTGTGGAAGCTACATCGTGGAGAAGCTTCTGGAGGCGGAGGAGTCGATGGTTCTTGTGGTGGAAGAGCTTTTGGAGTGCGAAGGAGGCAGTTTGATGAGGCTGGCGAGGAATGAGTATGGGAGTTTCGTGGTGATCAAGGCACTGAGAGTCATGCAGGAGATGAATAGGGTTGATCTGTTTAGGGGTTTGGTGCAGAAGCTGATGCCTTTTCGCCATCTCTTGCGTAGGCCTTGTGGAAACACTACTATAGCAGCAATCATTGAGTCGGTTTGTTAGTTCTGTGTCAAACTAGTTAATTATGTTTAtctgttttagggtttagatttggttCATGTACTTACTACGATGCATGCTTGAAAGTTGTCGATTTTATGGTTGGTTAGTGAGGTTTGTCACTAGTGATGTAAACAGTTCACTTGCTTACTGAAATCTATGGTTTGACGACCAAAACAAGTTTTCAGTTAATCATGTTCCTCTTTAACTATCCAATTCTGATTCAGTTATTCAACTGAATGCTTATATAAAACGTACAAGAAGAGTTGTCACACAAAACAGAACTTGCACTGTTCAAGAGTTGAGAAAACACAGAGAAGAAACTAAACAGAGGTCAATAGCATCTAGTATTCTCTCATTAATTTAT
This genomic stretch from Brassica napus cultivar Da-Ae chromosome C9, Da-Ae, whole genome shotgun sequence harbors:
- the LOC106417721 gene encoding pentatricopeptide repeat-containing protein At5g59600-like, whose amino-acid sequence is MNRFSIIPCSLRLSSIVSYAELIEFNGRDRLLSQARKLHAHLVTSGIARLTRIAAKLVAFYVECGEVTDAKKVFDEMPKRDISGWVVMIGACARNGYYQESLNIFREMNGEGLKLDAYIVPSVLKASRNLLDQEFGKMMHCVVLKCSFESDGFIVSSLIDMYSKFGEVENARKVFSESSGQDLVVFNAMISGYANNSQADEALNLVGDMKLAGIQPDVITWNALIAGFSHIGDEEKVSEMLEMMCLDGHKPDVVSWTSIISGLVHNFQNAKALDAFKQMLAHGLYPNSATITTLLPACTTLANVKHGKEIHGYSVVSGLEDHGFVRSALLDMYGKCGFISEAMILFHKTTKKTTVTFNSMIFCYANHGLSEKAVELFEQMEATGERLDHLTFTAILTACSHGGLTDLGQKLFLLMQNKYRIEPRLEHYACMVDLLGRAGKVVEAYEMIRAMLMEPDLFVWGALLGACRNHGNIELARIAAERLAELEPENSGNRLLLSSLYANAGSWGSVVRMKKMIKKKKLSRVPGSSWVNTV
- the LOC106366661 gene encoding chaperone protein DnaJ isoform X2 codes for the protein MYATSSSTLSPTPQSLFLSPHLPPRSFLYRLNFLGFPVRSCGFSGGSFYDRRSYGQRRRKRIIVPKARVSPYEILGVSPSATPQDIKRAYRRLALKYHPDVNKEANAQEKFLRIKHAYTTLINSESRRNYGSDRPASGYSGQTNQKGNSQVEEDFYGLGDFFKDLEEEFKNWEASASSSSQGTPKSLWEELAEIGEEFVEFLEKELNINDEDNDGSSKGERFDFNESSSKDTKNSIEVNIDEIEATLAQLKKDLGLQ
- the LOC106366661 gene encoding chaperone protein DnaJ isoform X1 — encoded protein: MYATSSSTLSPTPQSLFLSPHLPPRSFLYRLNFLGFPVRSCGFSGGSFYDRRSYGQRRRKRIIVPKARVSPYEILGVSPSATPQDIKRAYRRLALKYHPDVNKEANAQEKFLRIKHAYTTLINSESRRNYGSDRPASGYSGQTNQKGNSQVEEDFYGLGEIVRDVQITIGDFFKDLEEEFKNWEASASSSSQGTPKSLWEELAEIGEEFVEFLEKELNINDEDNDGSSKGERFDFNESSSKDTKNSIEVNIDEIEATLAQLKKDLGLQ
- the LOC106364351 gene encoding pumilio homolog 18-like, giving the protein MANADPFSMSTLLSSLQHLPFTFATEPMMTPAVPPPPRGIIFTIPQPRYDPKEFLTPQYLEYSRLQSLFNLMTSSKEEVNIAPFKEMISRLSRRELQEMAYLLTSDPDYFLAIARNKNGSHRLQKLIGKSGDADKLFFLAILRRFLHVMTDKYASYVAVRGMQVFDDKKKELMYEHILPHALRVACDKHGYIALNEVITDLDHPFYRDQLLDIVALNALLLSYDAYGNYVVQHVLTLNDLRCTYNIAVSLVGYCVELSLDKCGSYIVEKLLEAEESMVLVVEELLECEGGSLMRLARNEYGSFVVIKALRVMQEMNRVDLFRGLVQKLMPFRHLLRRPCGNTTIAAIIESVC